A single genomic interval of Helianthus annuus cultivar XRQ/B chromosome 13, HanXRQr2.0-SUNRISE, whole genome shotgun sequence harbors:
- the LOC110901086 gene encoding uncharacterized mitochondrial protein AtMg00820-like — protein sequence MTTRAKDGIFKPKHFANLSQTTTHPLHHSLFSSHIPKGIKTALKNPKWIQAMHDELKALHANQTWTLVPRPASTNIIGSKWIYRIKYKSNGSIDPYKARLVAQGFTQIPGLDFSHTFSPVVTSSTIRVILSLATINKWSLRQLDVNNASLNGHLAETIFME from the coding sequence ATGACTACTCGTGCAAAGGACGGGATCTTCAAACCCAAACACTTTGCTAATCTCTCTCAAACCACCACTCATCCTCTACATCACTCTTTATTCTCTTCCCACATTCCTAAAGGCATCAAAACCGCTCTCAAAAATCCTAAATGGATTCAAGCAATGCATGACGAACTAAAAGCTCTTCATGCCAATCAAACTTGGACTCTTGTTCCTCGACCCGCTAGCACCAACATCATTGGCTCTAAATGGATTTATAGAATCAAATATAAATCAAATGGATCCATTGATCCCTACAAAGCACGTCTTGTGGCTCAAGGATTCACTCAAATACCGGGTCTAGACTTCTCTCACACCTTTAGTCCAGTCGTTACGTCTTCCACTATTCGGGTTATTCTTAGCCTCGCCACTATTAACAAGTGGTCCCTTAGGCAATTAGATGTCAATAACGCCTCTCTTAATGGCCATCTCGCCGAAACCATTTTCATGGAATAA
- the LOC110898265 gene encoding WAT1-related protein At2g37460 encodes MSKFKACMSEFFKNGKPFFAVIFIQFGFAGMDILSKAALNEGISNYVFVVYRHAVATVVMAPFALIFDRKIRPKMTRSVFIKIIFLGLLEPVIDQNLFFMGMKATTATFTAAMVNILPAITFVMACILRLEKLNLKGIRSQAKVVGTITTVAGAMVMTLMKGPIIELFWTKGRTYHEVGNQGVDFRHSIKGATMIAVGCFSWSGFMVLQAITLKSYPAELSLTVWICLMGTIEGALVALIMERGNTAVWALKWNTSLVAVLYTGIVCSGLAFYISGIVMKTRGPVFVTAFSPLSMIIVAVMGSIILAEQMYLGRVMGAIVIVAGLYLVVWGKSKDQDEVVKSLSADEELPQIQDKEFKENRNDKIITIKTSDGVSDHHNPINGLA; translated from the exons ATGTCTAAATTTAAGGCCTGCATGAGTGAATTCTTTAAAAATGGGAAGCCATTTTTTGCAGTTATTTTCATACAATTTGGGTTTGCAGGAATGGACATACTTTCAAAAGCAGCTTTGAATGAAGGTATCAGCAATTATGTGTTTGTTGTTTATCGCCATGCAGTTGCCACCGTTGTTATGGCTCCTTTTGCCTTAATTTTTGACAG GAAAATAAGGCCGAAGATGACGCGCTCGGTTTTCATCAAGATTATTTTTCTCGGGCTACTCGA GCCGGTTATCGATCAGAACCTTTTCTTTATGGGGATGAAAGCCACAACAGCCACATTTACAGCTGCAATGGTCAATATACTTCCTGCTATAACTTTTGTTATGGCATGCATTCTAAG GCTTGAGAAGCTAAATCTAAAGGGCATACGCAGCCAGGCAAAGGTAGTTGGGACGATTACAACGGTTGCAGGAGCTATGGTGATGACACTGATGAAAGGCCCAATTATAGAGCTGTTTTGGACAAAAGGAAGAACTTATCATGAGGTTGGAAACCAAGGAGTAGATTTCCGTCATTCCATAAAGGGTGCTACTATGATCGCGGTTGGATGCTTCAGTTGGTCAGGTTTCATGGTTTTACAA GCAATCACGCTAAAGTCCTATCCTGCTGAGCTGTCTCTAACCGTTTGGATATGCTTGATGGGAACAATTGAGGGAGCATTAGTGGCATTAATAATGGAGAGGGGAAACACCGCAGTTTGGGCTCTAAAGTGGAATACATCACTAGTAGCAGTTCTATACACG GGTATAGTATGTTCGGGTCTAGCATTTTACATTTCAGGAATAGTAATGAAAACTAGAGGCCCCGTGTTTGTGACTGCATTTAGCCCATTGAGTATGATCATTGTAGCTGTGATGGGATCAATTATTCTAGCTGAACAAATGTACCTTGGAAG GGTTATGGGAGCCATTGTGATAGTCGCAGGGCTTTATCTTGTCGTCTGGGGTAAAAGCAAGGATCAAGATGAAGTTGTTAAGTCTCTTTCGGCTGATGAAGAATTACCACAAATACAGGATAAAGAATTCAAAGAAAACCGTAATGATAAGATCATCACCATCAAAACATCAGATGGAGTTTCTGATCATCACAATCCGATTAATGGTTTAGCCTAG
- the LOC110901085 gene encoding F-box protein At2g39490, translating into MAENKENPISINDVPTEILYQIVSLIPLKEAARTIILSSSWKHLWTPIQVFLNINSDQITSQESGQQMSRVVSSFLNTYVNSYQILNLSFLESNSVSHEETLFMKAIKGVDKELYISFHGECTNDFSLSIELPLCENANLFSLKTLHLRSITGMARSFLPELFSGCRNLETLSLEKCNGLQYVDLKAHDMLHNFVILDCENMRSVNILSAPNLKSFLYRGTLAKIELKEVPKLCDVTLNLKGTTTLSDCNEFDCEDIVSLLASLKDVEVLTLSGWLLEWLCTRGVTLDMLEFKFDKLKELSWIDYCMNRQKRDSLAAFLTLTPSLENLFIKIDEKWSAVPSPHFHESWPYVWTDNLHSFQLKHLKMVKFFGFKIGEDDQMLASLMDLLLKRAIAIKEMSVAEPENKLSWRVAKIPQSHLKTIKSSSTRTSYSSKSSSLLLSLSDKCYFQLTPILV; encoded by the exons ATGGCAGAAAACAAAGAAAACCCTATTTCAATCAATGACGTTCCAACCGAAATCTTGTATCAAATCGTCTCCTTGATCCCTTTAAAAGAAGCTGCAAGAACCATCATCCTTTCATCTTCATGGAAGCACTTATGGACACCAATTCAAGTGTTCTTAAACATCAATTCTGATCAAATAACAAGTCAAGAATCCGGTCAACAGATGAGTCGGGTCGTCTCTTCTTTCTTAAACACTTATGTAAACAGTTACCAGATCCTCAATCTCTCTTTCCTTGAATCAAACTCAGTTAGTCATGAAGAAACTCTTTTCATGAAAGCCATTAAAGGAGTAGACAAAGAGCTTTACATAAGCTTCCATGGCGAATGCACAAACGATTTTAGTTTGTCCATAGAACTGCCTTTGTGTGAAAATGCCAACTTATTCTCTCTCAAGACCCTTCACCTTAGATCCATTACAGGAATGGCGAGAAGCTTTCTTCCGGAGTTGTTTTCTGGTTGCCGGAATCTTGAAACTCTAAGTCTTGAAAAATGCAATGGGTTACAATATGTTGATCTTAAAGCACATGACATGTTGCATAACTTTGTGATTTTGGATTGTGAAAACATGAGAAGTGTCAATATTTTATCAGCTCCAAACCTTAAATCTTTCTTGTATCGAGGAACCTTAGCTAAAATCGAGCTTAAAGAGGTCCCGAAGTTATGTGATGTTACATTAAACTTGAAGGGTACTACTACCCTAAGTGACTGCAATGAGTTTGATTGTGAAGATATTGTCTCTCTTCTTGCTTCTCTCAAGGATGTTGAAGTTCTCACTCTAAGTGGCTGGCTTCTTGAG TGGCTATGTACAAGAGGTGTAACACTAGATATGCTTGAGTTCAAGTTTGACAAGTTGAAGGAGCTGTCATGGATAGATTATTGCATGAACAGACAAAAGAGGGATTCACTTGCAGCCTTCTTAACTCTCACACCATCATTGGAAAACTTGTTTATCAAG ATTGATGAAAAATGGAGTGCAGTACCAAGTCCTCACTTTCACGAATCTTGGCCATACGTTTGGACCGATAATTTGCACAGTTTTCAACTGAAGCATTTGAAAATGGTTAAGTTTTTTGGGTTTAAGATTGGAGAAGATGATCAAATGTTGGCTTCCTTGATGGACCTTTTGCTTAAAAGAGCCATAGCAATCAAGGAAATGAGTGTTGCAGAACCAGAAAATAAGCTTTCATGGAGGGTAGCTAAAATCCCACAAAGCCACTTAAAGACGATAAAATCATCATCGACAAGAACAAGCTACTCTTCCAAGTCTTCTAGTTTGCTCTTGTCGTTGAGCGACAAATGTTATTTTCAGTTGACACCAATAttggtttaa
- the LOC110898264 gene encoding pentatricopeptide repeat-containing protein At5g42450, mitochondrial has translation MRPVVTCKQFFSQTCFNSIKQLHNLVNTDPINTQKSHQIATKSVVSAPKKSLFLDACKLFDEMPQWDVVSISTLISQLTRQNRHEESFYIFSRMLEMEIEPTEYTLASLIHASTAMKNLNIGKQLHAFSIKTSLNSNVFVGSAVLDLYAKTNTIEEAQMVFEDTHNPNVVSYTALVCGYIKNERFDDALRIFRTMPEKNVVTWNAMIGGYSQTGHNEEAVNLFIDMLRENVVPTQNTFPCVVSSAGNIAALNMGKSLHASAIKTLVNVGVYVGNSLISFYSKCGSMEDGLLVFNKLGDKNIVSWNAMINGYAQNGRGKEAIEFYHRMQVKGVKPNSVTLLGLLFSCNHVGLVDEGYAFFNEARVENPGLLEPAHYACMVDLLARSGRFSEAERFIQDLPFDPGIGFWKALLGGCQIHMNNELGELAAKKILELNPSDVSSYVMVSNCHSAGERWQSVLSVRQEMKEKKMKRVPGCSWIEVGCEIHVFVNGDRRSGQQDEIHGVLRCLFDHAAECGSSLSLVV, from the coding sequence ATGAGACCTGTAGTAACATGTAAACAGTTTTTCTCACAGACTTGTTTCAACTCAATTAAACAACTGCATAATCTTGTCAATACTGATCCGATTAACACCCAGAAATCACATCAAATCGCAACCAAATCAGTAGTTTCAGCCCCTAAAAAAAGTTTGTTTTTGGACGCATGTAAgctgttcgatgaaatgcctcaatGGGATGTTGTATCAATCTCAACCTTGATCAGCCAGTTAACCCGACAAAACCGACATGAGGAATCATTCTACATCTTCTCCAGGATGCTTGAGATGGAAATTGAACCCACTGAATACACATTAGCATCTCTCATTCACGCGTCCACCGCTATGAAGAATCTTAATATAGGGAAGCAACTCCATGCTTTCTCAATTAAAACAAGCTTGAACTCGAACGTATTTGTGGGTAGTGCTGTTTTAGATctttatgctaaaacaaacaCAATTGAAGAAGCCCAAATGGTGTTTGAAGATACACATAACCCAAATGTGGTTTCTTACACAGCTTTAGTATGCGGGTACATCAAAAACGAGAGATTCGACGATGCGTTAAGAATCTTTAGAACAATGCCCGAGAAAAACGTTGTGACTTGGAACGCGATGATCGGAGGGTATAGTCAAACGGGTCATAACGAGGAAGCTGTAAACCTGTTCATTGATATGTTGAGAGAAAACGTTGTACCGACACAGAACACTTTTCCGTGTGTCGTTTCTTCAGCTGGAAACATAGCAGCCCTTAATATGGGGAAAAGTTTACACGCGTCGGCTATTAAAACTTTGGTTAACGTCGGTGTATATGTTGGTAATTCGTTAATTAGCTTTTACTCAAAATGCGGCAGCATGGAAGACGGTTTGTTGGTTTTCAACAAACTTGGTGATAAAAATATCGTTTCTTGGAATGCGATGATAAACGGGTATGCTCAAAACGGACGAGGTAAAGAAGCGATTGAATTCTATCACCGTATGCAAGTAAAAGGGGTCAAACCGAATTCAGTAACCCTTCTCGGGTTATTATTTTCTTGTAACCATGTGGGTCTTGTAGACGAAGGTTACGCGTTCTTTAACGAGGCTCGTGTCGAGAACCCTGGTTTACTTGAGCCAGCGCATTACGCGTGCATGGTGGATTTGCTTGCTCGCTCGGGCCGGTTCTCGGAAGCTGAGAGGTTTATTCAAGATTTGCCGTTTGACCCTGGGATTGGGTTTTGGaaagctttgcttggtggttgtcAGATTCATATGAATAATGAGTTAGGTGAGCTTGCGGCTAAGAAGATTTTGGAACTGAACCCGAGTGACGTGTCTTCATATGTGATGGTGTCAAATTGTCATTCGGCTGGTGAGAGATGGCAGAGTGTTTTGAGCGTACGGCAGGAGATGAAGGAGAAGAAGATGAAACGGGTTCCCGGTTGCAGTTGGATTGAAGTTGGATGTGAGATTCATGTGTTTGTTAACGGGGATCGGAGATCCGGTCAGCAGGATGAAATTCATGGGGTTTTGAGGTGCTTGTTTGATCATGCAGCGGAGTGTGGTTCAAGTTTAAGCTTAGTAGTTTAA